From Streptomyces sp. NBC_00370, a single genomic window includes:
- a CDS encoding DUF1275 family protein: MSALMSYAAGAGDAFAFAQLGGVFTANMTGSLVLAGLTAQPAYGDLVTGAATALAAFLLAVYAASLATPVRPDGQRRAIRRVLWSVVGLNAALLAAIAASSGNGSGSGPGPGSALRLGLLAVSAAAMGAQTAAAKRYERSSGVTTTFVTGTLTSLAQDAADGSGKHAPIRVVVVVMLVLGSLTASGAMTLDLRLGPAVAAVATAVAALVFPSDHAVDEAPDGDQRA, encoded by the coding sequence GTGTCGGCGCTGATGTCGTACGCGGCGGGCGCCGGCGACGCCTTCGCCTTCGCGCAGCTCGGCGGGGTGTTCACCGCGAACATGACCGGCAGCCTCGTGCTGGCCGGGCTCACCGCCCAGCCGGCGTACGGCGACCTCGTGACCGGAGCGGCCACCGCACTGGCCGCCTTCCTGCTCGCGGTGTACGCCGCGTCCCTGGCCACACCGGTACGGCCGGACGGTCAGCGGCGCGCGATCCGCCGGGTGCTGTGGAGCGTGGTGGGGCTCAACGCCGCCCTGCTCGCCGCGATCGCCGCCAGTTCGGGAAACGGCTCCGGCTCAGGACCCGGGCCTGGATCCGCGCTGCGGCTGGGGCTGCTCGCCGTGTCGGCGGCGGCCATGGGCGCCCAGACCGCAGCGGCCAAGCGGTACGAGCGCTCGTCCGGGGTGACCACGACGTTCGTCACCGGCACCCTGACCAGCCTGGCGCAAGACGCCGCCGACGGCAGCGGTAAGCACGCGCCCATCCGCGTCGTCGTGGTCGTCATGCTCGTCCTGGGCTCGCTGACGGCCTCCGGCGCCATGACCCTCGACCTGCGCCTCGGCCCCGCGGTGGCGGCCGTCGCGACCGCGGTGGCGGCCTTGGTCTTCCCCTCGGACCACGCCGTGGACGAAGCGCCGGACGGAGACCAGCGCGCATGA
- a CDS encoding LysR family transcriptional regulator has product MSEFTINGLRVVSAVVDTGSFTAAADALGYTQSAVSRQVAAMETAAGAALFVRGARGVSPSPAGRLLARRAATVLHEIDGADRDIAGLRDHVTGRVTVAAFPAAAAVLVPRAMARLGREHPGLEVDLAEGSSPTQLRQLRAHRIEVAVIGVGSDLPAYDLDGLRSELLLEGGLLVALPAAHRFAGRDSVAVAELATEPWIVGKGLRDDPQFGAWPTLEHPRIAHAAREWPTRLGLVAAGLGITVLPRLAAASVPAGVRTVAVEDPSWFGRSAVAVTADPPTAEVAVVVGALREEAALLDGPQ; this is encoded by the coding sequence ATGAGCGAGTTCACGATCAACGGTCTCCGGGTCGTTTCCGCCGTGGTCGACACCGGATCGTTCACGGCGGCGGCCGACGCGCTCGGGTACACGCAGTCGGCCGTGTCCCGCCAGGTCGCCGCCATGGAGACCGCCGCCGGCGCCGCGCTGTTCGTACGGGGCGCCCGTGGGGTGAGCCCGTCGCCGGCCGGACGGCTCCTGGCCCGGCGGGCGGCGACGGTACTGCACGAGATCGACGGCGCCGACCGGGACATCGCGGGACTGCGGGACCATGTCACCGGGCGCGTGACCGTCGCCGCCTTCCCCGCCGCCGCGGCCGTGCTCGTACCCCGCGCGATGGCACGGCTCGGACGGGAGCACCCGGGGCTGGAGGTGGACCTCGCGGAGGGCTCCTCGCCCACACAGCTACGGCAGTTGCGGGCGCATCGGATCGAAGTCGCCGTGATCGGCGTCGGATCCGACCTGCCCGCCTACGATCTCGACGGCCTGCGGAGCGAGTTGCTGCTGGAGGGCGGTCTGCTCGTCGCCCTGCCCGCCGCCCACCGGTTCGCGGGCCGTGACAGCGTCGCCGTCGCCGAACTCGCCACGGAACCGTGGATCGTGGGAAAGGGCCTGCGTGACGATCCCCAGTTCGGCGCGTGGCCGACCCTGGAGCACCCCCGGATCGCCCACGCGGCCCGGGAGTGGCCCACCCGCCTCGGGCTTGTCGCCGCCGGGCTCGGCATCACCGTACTGCCCCGGCTGGCAGCGGCATCCGTACCGGCGGGCGTGCGCACCGTCGCGGTGGAGGACCCGTCATGGTTCGGCCGGTCCGCCGTAGCGGTCACCGCGGACCCGCCCACGGCCGAAGTGGCCGTGGTGGTCGGCGCGTTGCGCGAGGAGGCGGCGCTTCTCGACGGGCCGCAGTGA
- a CDS encoding SDR family NAD(P)-dependent oxidoreductase, protein MTKTWFITGTSRGFGNEWARAALERGDRVAATARDLSRPAELADRYGDAVLPIQLDVTDRAAVGAAVRKAYDHFGSLDVVVNNAGYGHFGMVEEVTESELRAQLETNFFGAVWVTQAALPLMREQRRGHILQVTSEGGVRAYPGIGAYHASKWALEGLSESLAQEVAPFGIHVTSVEPGPYATDWLDRGARRSASHPDYAGVRETTAPEFEVGDPRATREAILRIVDAPEPPLRVFLGKSFPAVAELYEERLRTWRDWQPVSVAAFG, encoded by the coding sequence ATGACGAAGACATGGTTCATCACCGGAACATCACGGGGATTCGGCAACGAGTGGGCACGGGCCGCGCTGGAGCGCGGTGACCGGGTGGCGGCGACCGCCCGCGACCTGAGCAGGCCCGCCGAACTGGCCGACCGCTACGGGGACGCGGTGCTGCCGATCCAGCTGGACGTCACCGACCGCGCGGCGGTGGGTGCGGCGGTGCGCAAGGCGTACGACCACTTCGGCTCGCTGGACGTCGTCGTCAACAACGCGGGCTACGGCCACTTCGGCATGGTCGAGGAGGTGACCGAGAGCGAGCTGCGCGCGCAGCTGGAGACGAACTTCTTCGGCGCCGTGTGGGTCACCCAGGCCGCCCTTCCCCTCATGCGGGAGCAGCGCCGTGGGCACATCCTCCAAGTGACCAGCGAGGGCGGGGTGCGGGCGTACCCCGGGATCGGCGCGTACCACGCGTCGAAGTGGGCCCTGGAGGGACTGTCCGAGTCGCTGGCGCAGGAGGTGGCGCCGTTCGGCATCCACGTCACCAGTGTGGAGCCCGGCCCCTACGCGACCGACTGGCTCGACCGGGGAGCGCGCCGCAGCGCGTCGCATCCCGACTACGCCGGGGTCCGCGAGACGACGGCGCCGGAGTTCGAGGTCGGCGACCCGCGCGCCACACGCGAGGCGATCCTGCGGATCGTCGACGCGCCTGAGCCACCGCTGCGGGTCTTCCTCGGCAAGTCCTTTCCCGCTGTGGCCGAGCTGTACGAGGAGCGGCTGCGGACCTGGCGCGATTGGCAGCCGGTCTCCGTGGCGGCGTTCGGCTGA
- a CDS encoding Dyp-type peroxidase: MTVESFPGPEPQSVLSPLTTGAIFLVVTVDAGGEETVQDLLADLSGLERAFGFGAPDGALSCVAGIGAGLWDRLFELPRPVGLHPFKELVGARHRAVATPGDLLFHIRATRPDLCFALATEIMDRLRGAVTVRDEVQGFKYLDTRDLMGFVDGTENPVGGAARTAVLVGDEDPAHTGGSYVIVQKYLHDLDAWNTLPVEAQEKIIGRKKLNNVELDEDASHVALTTIVGPDGDEQQILRDNMPFGSPGRGEFGTYFIGYSRTPDVTEQMLRNMFLGAPNASHDRILDFSTAVTGTLFFAPSVDFLDGLPDSASATTSVPRPAVTPADGSLGIGDLNRSTAR; the protein is encoded by the coding sequence TTGACGGTCGAATCTTTTCCGGGGCCCGAGCCGCAATCGGTGCTCAGCCCGCTGACCACCGGTGCGATCTTCCTGGTGGTCACGGTCGACGCCGGGGGCGAGGAGACGGTGCAGGACCTGCTGGCCGATCTGTCCGGCCTCGAACGCGCCTTCGGGTTCGGGGCGCCCGACGGCGCGCTGAGCTGTGTCGCCGGGATCGGCGCCGGCCTGTGGGACCGGCTGTTCGAGCTGCCCAGGCCGGTGGGGCTGCATCCCTTCAAGGAGCTGGTCGGGGCCCGGCACCGCGCGGTCGCCACCCCGGGCGACCTGCTCTTCCACATCCGGGCCACCCGGCCTGACCTGTGCTTCGCGCTGGCGACCGAGATCATGGACCGGCTGCGCGGCGCGGTCACCGTGCGGGACGAGGTCCAGGGGTTCAAGTACCTGGACACCCGTGACCTGATGGGTTTCGTCGACGGCACCGAGAACCCGGTCGGCGGCGCCGCCCGTACGGCGGTCCTGGTCGGCGACGAGGACCCCGCCCACACCGGCGGCAGCTATGTGATCGTGCAGAAGTACCTGCACGACCTGGATGCCTGGAACACCCTGCCCGTCGAGGCGCAGGAGAAGATCATCGGCCGTAAGAAGCTCAACAACGTCGAGCTGGACGAGGACGCCTCGCACGTCGCGCTGACGACCATCGTGGGTCCCGACGGTGACGAGCAGCAGATCCTGCGGGACAACATGCCCTTCGGCAGCCCGGGTCGCGGCGAGTTCGGTACGTACTTCATCGGCTATTCGCGCACGCCGGACGTCACGGAACAGATGCTGCGCAACATGTTCCTCGGCGCGCCGAACGCGAGCCACGACCGCATCCTGGACTTCTCGACCGCCGTGACCGGCACCCTCTTCTTCGCCCCGTCCGTGGACTTCCTCGACGGCCTTCCCGACTCGGCTTCGGCCACCACCTCCGTACCCCGGCCCGCGGTCACGCCCGCCGACGGCAGCCTGGGGATCGGCGACCTGAACAGGAGCACCGCCCGGTGA
- a CDS encoding family 1 encapsulin nanocompartment shell protein encodes MNNLHRDLAPVSAAAWADLEAEAQRTFKRNVAARRIVDVPEPGGPELAAVATGHLDPVAAPAEGVLAHTRHSQPVVELRVPFTVDRQQVDDVERGAQDADWQPVKDAARRLAFAEDRAVFEGYPEAGIEGIRAGSSNPAVPLPADVREYPNAVSRAITALRLAGVEGPYTLALSADAYTAVNETSDHGYPIHEHIARLLDGDIIWAPAIDGAFLLSARGGDFELRLGQDVSIGYLSHDATSVQLYFQETLTFLVHTSEAVVALTP; translated from the coding sequence GTGAACAATCTGCACCGCGATCTCGCCCCCGTCTCCGCTGCCGCCTGGGCCGATCTGGAGGCCGAGGCGCAGCGCACCTTCAAGCGCAATGTGGCCGCCCGCCGGATCGTGGACGTGCCCGAGCCCGGGGGGCCTGAGCTGGCCGCCGTGGCCACCGGGCATCTCGACCCGGTCGCCGCGCCCGCCGAGGGCGTCCTGGCGCACACCCGCCACTCGCAGCCCGTCGTGGAGCTGCGCGTCCCGTTCACCGTGGACCGGCAGCAGGTGGACGACGTGGAGCGGGGCGCCCAGGACGCCGACTGGCAGCCGGTGAAGGACGCCGCGCGGCGGCTGGCCTTCGCCGAGGACCGGGCCGTCTTCGAGGGGTATCCGGAGGCGGGTATCGAGGGCATCCGCGCCGGCTCGTCCAACCCGGCGGTGCCGCTCCCCGCCGATGTGCGCGAGTACCCGAACGCCGTGAGCCGTGCCATCACCGCGCTGCGGCTGGCCGGTGTCGAGGGCCCGTACACCCTGGCGCTGAGCGCCGACGCGTACACCGCGGTGAACGAGACGTCGGACCACGGCTATCCCATCCACGAACACATCGCGCGTCTCCTCGACGGCGACATCATCTGGGCCCCGGCCATCGACGGCGCGTTCCTGCTGTCGGCCCGGGGCGGGGACTTCGAACTGCGCCTGGGGCAGGACGTGTCCATCGGTTATCTCAGCCATGACGCGACGAGTGTGCAGCTGTACTTCCAGGAGACGCTGACGTTCCTGGTGCACACCAGCGAGGCCGTCGTCGCGCTCACGCCCTAA
- a CDS encoding sugar kinase — MSGPVVCVGETMAALAPDPVTPLDTADLLRIDIAGAESNVAMYLADHGVPARWVSALGADPFGRRIRERVAASGVDVSGVRTDPERPTGLLIKDPGRDATRVHYYRRGSAAAALGPELLRDGGLSDAGLVHVTGITPALSASCHALVEAVLAPDRPYRVSFDVNHRPALWSGTPAGTAATTLRALAGRADIVFVGLDEAQALWGADLKDPEAVRALLPGPGTLVVKDGSRSATAFVGPESYTVPALTTDVAEPVGAGDAFAAGFLAGTRQGGGPVAALRLGHLTAVSALRVTADHGPLLPAARTAPLLAATDEEWATAVLAPGL; from the coding sequence ATGAGCGGCCCTGTTGTCTGCGTCGGCGAGACGATGGCGGCTCTCGCACCGGACCCGGTCACCCCACTCGACACCGCCGACCTGCTGCGGATCGACATCGCGGGCGCCGAGTCGAACGTGGCGATGTATCTCGCCGACCACGGTGTGCCCGCCCGCTGGGTGTCCGCGCTGGGCGCCGATCCGTTCGGGCGCCGGATACGGGAGCGCGTCGCCGCTTCCGGCGTCGATGTCTCCGGCGTACGCACCGACCCGGAGCGCCCCACCGGGCTGCTGATCAAGGACCCGGGGCGGGACGCCACCCGCGTCCACTACTACCGGCGCGGTTCGGCGGCCGCCGCACTGGGGCCCGAACTCCTGCGGGACGGCGGCCTGTCCGACGCCGGACTCGTCCATGTCACGGGCATCACCCCGGCACTGTCCGCCAGTTGCCACGCGCTGGTGGAGGCGGTCCTCGCCCCCGACCGGCCGTACCGGGTCAGCTTCGACGTCAACCACCGCCCCGCACTGTGGTCCGGCACCCCGGCAGGGACGGCCGCCACAACGCTGCGGGCACTGGCCGGACGCGCCGACATCGTCTTCGTCGGGCTGGACGAGGCCCAGGCGCTGTGGGGCGCGGACCTGAAGGACCCGGAGGCGGTACGCGCGTTGCTGCCCGGGCCGGGGACCCTGGTCGTCAAGGACGGCTCCCGCTCCGCCACGGCCTTCGTCGGCCCGGAGTCGTACACGGTGCCCGCGCTCACCACGGACGTGGCCGAACCGGTCGGCGCGGGCGACGCGTTCGCGGCCGGCTTCCTGGCGGGCACGCGCCAGGGCGGCGGCCCGGTCGCCGCCCTGCGGCTCGGCCATCTCACAGCGGTGTCGGCGCTCCGGGTCACCGCCGACCACGGCCCGCTGCTGCCTGCGGCGCGCACGGCCCCACTCCTCGCGGCCACCGACGAGGAGTGGGCCACAGCGGTCCTCGCCCCCGGCCTTTAG
- a CDS encoding bifunctional 4-hydroxy-2-oxoglutarate aldolase/2-dehydro-3-deoxy-phosphogluconate aldolase translates to MDLLGALHAHRLVAIVRGDDPDAALKTVLTLVEEGVALVEVSLSGRDALTVINRARAALGPDAPLGAGTVLSADDARAAHGAGADFVVTPAVGDGVTAARELGLPVLAGVMTPTDILSALRLGAEALKIFPAAQAGGPAYLRALRGPFPGLPFVPVGGVDATAAAEYLAAGATAVGVGSPLIGDAADGGDLEALRARTRTFLDVVRTGVPAAEGPA, encoded by the coding sequence ATGGATCTGCTCGGCGCGCTGCACGCGCACCGTCTGGTCGCCATCGTGCGCGGCGACGACCCGGACGCCGCGCTGAAGACCGTACTGACCCTCGTCGAGGAGGGCGTCGCCCTGGTCGAGGTCTCGCTGAGCGGCAGGGACGCGCTCACGGTGATCAACCGGGCCAGGGCCGCACTGGGGCCTGACGCACCCCTCGGCGCGGGTACGGTGCTGAGCGCCGACGACGCGCGCGCGGCGCACGGAGCGGGAGCCGATTTCGTCGTGACACCCGCCGTCGGCGACGGAGTCACGGCGGCCAGGGAACTCGGACTGCCGGTGCTCGCCGGGGTGATGACGCCCACGGACATCCTGTCGGCGCTGCGGCTCGGCGCCGAGGCGCTCAAGATATTCCCGGCGGCGCAGGCGGGCGGCCCCGCCTATCTGCGGGCGCTGCGCGGCCCGTTCCCCGGGCTGCCGTTCGTGCCGGTCGGGGGAGTGGACGCGACTGCAGCGGCCGAGTATCTGGCGGCCGGTGCGACGGCTGTGGGCGTCGGGTCCCCACTGATCGGTGACGCGGCGGACGGCGGAGACCTGGAGGCGCTGCGGGCGCGGACGAGGACGTTCCTCGATGTCGTACGCACCGGGGTACCGGCCGCCGAAGGCCCGGCATGA
- the dgoD gene encoding galactonate dehydratase — translation MKIVRVETFLVAPRWLFCRIETDDGVVGWGEPVVEGRAEVVRAAVDVLAEHLVGQDPLRIQDHWQVMTKGGFYRGGPVLSSAVAGLDQALWDIAGKTYGAPVHALLGGPVRDSVRVYAWVGGDEPGQLTEDVTEQVEAGFTAVKMNAAGRTSPLSTPAETAAVVARVAAVREVLGPERDVAVDFHGRFSPAGARRVLHEIAPLQPLFAEEPLLPEHNHLLAGLVAAVNVPIATGERLYGRSEFLPALTAGIAVAQPDLSHAGGISEVHRIASLAETYGALLAPHCPLGPIALAASLQIAFCTPNFLIQEQSRGIHYNKEADLLSYLVDTEPFRFVAGQAHRTELPGLGITVDEAAVRAADRSGHAWRNPVWRHEDGSFAEW, via the coding sequence GTGAAGATCGTTCGCGTCGAGACGTTCCTGGTGGCGCCCCGCTGGCTGTTCTGCCGGATCGAGACCGACGACGGGGTGGTCGGCTGGGGCGAGCCGGTGGTGGAGGGCCGGGCCGAAGTGGTGCGCGCCGCCGTCGACGTACTCGCCGAACACCTCGTGGGCCAGGACCCGTTGCGGATCCAGGACCACTGGCAGGTGATGACCAAGGGCGGCTTCTACCGGGGCGGGCCCGTGCTCTCCAGCGCCGTCGCCGGCCTCGACCAGGCCCTGTGGGACATCGCGGGCAAGACGTACGGAGCGCCGGTGCACGCGCTGCTCGGCGGCCCGGTCAGGGACTCCGTACGGGTCTACGCCTGGGTCGGCGGGGACGAACCCGGCCAGCTCACCGAGGATGTCACCGAGCAGGTCGAAGCGGGCTTCACCGCCGTCAAGATGAACGCGGCGGGCCGTACGTCACCGCTGTCCACACCGGCCGAGACGGCGGCCGTGGTGGCACGGGTGGCGGCCGTCAGGGAGGTGCTGGGCCCTGAGCGGGACGTGGCGGTGGACTTCCACGGCCGGTTCAGCCCGGCCGGCGCGCGCCGGGTGCTGCATGAAATAGCCCCGCTGCAGCCGCTGTTCGCCGAGGAGCCGCTGCTGCCCGAGCACAACCACCTGCTGGCGGGTCTGGTGGCGGCCGTGAACGTGCCGATCGCGACCGGTGAACGGCTCTACGGGCGCTCGGAGTTCCTGCCCGCCCTGACCGCCGGGATAGCGGTGGCCCAGCCGGACCTGTCGCACGCCGGCGGTATATCCGAGGTCCACCGGATCGCGTCGCTCGCCGAGACGTACGGGGCGCTGCTGGCCCCGCACTGCCCGCTCGGCCCGATCGCGCTCGCCGCCAGTCTGCAAATCGCCTTCTGCACACCCAACTTCCTCATCCAGGAGCAGAGCAGGGGCATCCACTACAACAAGGAGGCCGACCTGCTGTCGTACCTCGTCGACACCGAGCCCTTCCGGTTCGTGGCCGGGCAGGCGCACCGCACGGAGCTGCCGGGGCTCGGCATCACCGTGGACGAGGCGGCGGTACGGGCGGCGGACCGGTCAGGACACGCCTGGCGCAACCCGGTCTGGCGGCACGAGGACGGATCGTTCGCCGAATGGTGA
- a CDS encoding FadR/GntR family transcriptional regulator, protein MTPYARRGVHGQTVETLARRVLSGEIPEGATLDLPALQSELDVSLTALRESLKVLAAKGMVDARQKRGTFVRARADWNLLDADVLRWQFAEGTSSGADLGLLRHLGEVRGIIEPAAVRLAAERRTDDDLQALEAALTAMATVEGTGGPGHAVEADLAFHRALLAATHNELLERMEMVIESGLAHRDEIVHSSPHGEDPVPSHRAVLDAVRAQDQDAAERAMRALLDQAVRDLDKVHGTPRTKGTEPK, encoded by the coding sequence ATGACGCCATACGCGCGCCGCGGAGTGCACGGCCAGACCGTGGAGACTCTCGCGCGCCGGGTGCTCAGCGGTGAGATCCCCGAGGGAGCGACACTCGACCTCCCCGCACTGCAGAGCGAGTTGGACGTCAGTCTGACCGCCCTGCGGGAATCGCTGAAGGTGCTGGCGGCCAAGGGCATGGTCGACGCGCGGCAGAAGCGCGGCACCTTCGTCAGGGCGCGGGCCGACTGGAACCTGCTCGACGCCGACGTGCTGCGCTGGCAGTTCGCCGAAGGCACCAGCTCCGGCGCCGACCTCGGACTGCTGCGCCACCTCGGTGAGGTGCGCGGCATCATCGAGCCGGCCGCCGTCAGGCTCGCCGCCGAACGCCGCACCGACGACGACCTCCAGGCACTGGAAGCGGCACTGACCGCCATGGCCACCGTCGAGGGAACAGGCGGCCCCGGCCACGCCGTCGAGGCCGACCTCGCCTTCCACCGGGCGCTGCTCGCAGCGACCCACAACGAACTCCTCGAACGGATGGAGATGGTCATCGAGTCGGGCCTCGCCCACCGCGACGAGATCGTGCACAGCTCGCCGCACGGTGAGGACCCCGTACCGAGCCACCGGGCCGTGCTCGACGCGGTACGGGCGCAGGACCAGGACGCCGCTGAACGCGCCATGCGCGCCCTGCTCGACCAGGCGGTACGCGACCTCGACAAGGTCCACGGCACCCCCCGTACGAAAGGCACCGAGCCGAAGTGA
- a CDS encoding SDR family NAD(P)-dependent oxidoreductase, translating to MNSAARFTDRVAVVTGAASGIGAAAARRLAAEGAAVVLADITAERGETTAARIRDDGGRAVFVRADVAEQDGWDRIVAAAHTYGPVGVLVSNAYTVDVTPAHEMSLASWERQLAVNLTGGFLGFKACLPDLRDNAGSVVLVSSVHAHKGIPGHPAYAATKGALLSLCSQLAVEYGPDVRVNAVLPGPILTAAWDRVGEADRERSVAETAARRFGTPEEAAAAITFLAAGEASYITGTSLVVDGGWSVLKASA from the coding sequence ATGAACTCTGCCGCCCGCTTCACCGACCGCGTCGCCGTGGTCACCGGAGCCGCCTCGGGCATCGGCGCCGCAGCGGCGCGACGCCTCGCGGCCGAAGGCGCAGCCGTCGTCCTCGCCGACATCACGGCGGAGCGCGGCGAGACCACCGCCGCACGCATACGCGACGACGGCGGACGCGCCGTCTTCGTCAGGGCGGACGTCGCCGAACAGGACGGCTGGGACCGGATCGTCGCCGCCGCGCACACCTACGGACCCGTCGGTGTGCTCGTCAGCAACGCCTACACCGTGGACGTCACCCCCGCCCACGAGATGTCCCTCGCCTCCTGGGAGCGGCAGCTCGCCGTCAACCTCACCGGCGGCTTCCTCGGCTTCAAGGCCTGCCTGCCCGATCTGCGGGACAACGCCGGATCCGTCGTCCTCGTCTCGTCGGTCCACGCGCACAAGGGCATCCCCGGCCACCCCGCGTACGCGGCGACCAAGGGCGCCCTGCTCTCGCTCTGCTCCCAACTCGCCGTCGAGTACGGGCCCGACGTGCGGGTCAACGCCGTGCTGCCGGGACCGATCCTCACCGCGGCCTGGGACCGGGTCGGGGAGGCCGACCGGGAACGCAGCGTCGCCGAGACCGCTGCCCGCCGGTTCGGGACACCCGAGGAGGCGGCCGCCGCCATCACCTTCCTCGCCGCAGGGGAAGCCTCCTACATCACCGGAACGAGCCTGGTCGTCGACGGCGGCTGGAGCGTGCTCAAGGCATCGGCCTGA